A part of Legionella sainthelensi genomic DNA contains:
- a CDS encoding S8 family serine peptidase has translation MRLWMRYLFRRCYIAIFLLAVNPILFAKAIIDIDVLNTVKHLKHSKRLEVTHPPLSLLIFLHNFSEKESFIEEIKKIRGVRVQDLGFMPAVAIQLPMNSSLIEQIANFDAAAQISLHRGAETELDITIQALKLAPSPFYPNVDNWWTHGYTGQKGIIGIIDTGVDPLHPALSNKRLIVRQDVGSGYSNHINGVKEPHATGVACIYTSTHEKYKGIAYGASTIISGLAGEETADPASILLTMETLDWMLNRSEVKPTLINYSMGNGRLDLNCPSCPEWSGLAKVIDYVVNTKKILWVKSAGNAGYVEGTQQFPYASTLTVPGDNYNGLTIANMNTLVIENDIAIKTPDRRKHLIRNTSSRGPTPFGRRKPDLTAPGHDTMTCAPDPGVYGFIYSNAMNYKDGYRLMGGTSSAAPHVGASALLLQDAGIQNPMAIKALLINSADTWTDAGTATSKHSKIMGSAWNRTYGWGYLNMEKAFQQRNDIVEGELSVEHPIWEYRTVLKKGQKITLVHERRVGYTPEGYEWQLSHLELTVFDLKKRKMIDKDSSPVDTVHQVSNCKRELYDIKCSEDSHTTEVLIRVKLLSKTIDGSSIEPFAIVVPPAKVEASTL, from the coding sequence ATGAGACTCTGGATGCGGTACCTATTTAGAAGATGTTATATAGCAATCTTTTTATTAGCCGTTAACCCTATTCTTTTTGCAAAAGCAATCATTGATATAGATGTTCTCAATACGGTAAAACATTTAAAACACTCCAAAAGATTAGAAGTAACTCATCCCCCCTTATCACTCCTCATTTTTTTACATAATTTTTCAGAAAAAGAATCCTTTATTGAGGAAATTAAAAAAATTAGAGGAGTACGAGTACAAGATTTAGGCTTCATGCCTGCTGTTGCAATACAACTTCCCATGAATAGTAGTTTAATCGAGCAAATTGCTAATTTTGATGCCGCTGCGCAAATCTCTTTACACAGAGGAGCCGAGACCGAATTAGATATTACTATTCAAGCTTTAAAACTAGCGCCCTCTCCTTTTTATCCTAATGTAGATAATTGGTGGACTCATGGCTATACAGGACAAAAAGGAATTATTGGTATTATTGATACAGGAGTAGATCCATTACATCCTGCTTTATCTAACAAAAGGTTAATTGTCCGCCAAGATGTAGGCTCAGGGTATTCCAATCATATTAATGGTGTAAAAGAACCCCATGCGACAGGTGTCGCATGTATTTATACAAGTACCCATGAAAAATATAAAGGCATAGCATATGGAGCATCCACTATTATTTCTGGGTTAGCAGGAGAAGAAACAGCCGATCCAGCCAGTATTTTGCTTACTATGGAAACATTAGATTGGATGTTGAACCGTTCTGAAGTGAAGCCCACCCTCATTAATTACAGCATGGGAAACGGCCGATTAGATTTAAATTGTCCTTCTTGTCCTGAGTGGAGTGGTCTTGCAAAAGTCATAGATTATGTCGTAAATACAAAAAAAATCCTTTGGGTAAAATCAGCTGGAAATGCTGGATATGTTGAAGGGACGCAACAGTTTCCTTATGCTTCTACGCTGACTGTTCCAGGGGACAATTATAATGGGTTAACTATTGCTAATATGAATACGCTTGTCATTGAAAATGATATTGCGATTAAAACTCCTGATAGAAGAAAGCATCTTATAAGAAATACCAGTAGTCGAGGCCCGACCCCTTTTGGGAGACGTAAACCTGATTTAACTGCTCCTGGCCATGATACGATGACCTGTGCCCCTGATCCCGGGGTTTATGGCTTTATTTACTCCAATGCAATGAACTATAAAGACGGTTATCGTCTCATGGGTGGAACTAGTTCCGCAGCACCACATGTAGGTGCTTCCGCACTATTATTACAAGATGCAGGAATTCAAAATCCTATGGCAATTAAAGCATTGCTTATCAATAGTGCCGATACGTGGACTGATGCAGGGACTGCTACCTCCAAACATTCTAAAATTATGGGCTCAGCCTGGAATAGAACTTACGGCTGGGGTTATCTTAATATGGAAAAGGCGTTCCAACAAAGAAACGATATTGTAGAAGGTGAACTCAGTGTAGAACATCCTATATGGGAATATCGTACTGTACTTAAAAAAGGACAAAAAATTACTTTAGTTCATGAACGACGCGTAGGATATACTCCTGAAGGATACGAGTGGCAACTGAGTCATTTAGAATTGACCGTTTTTGATTTGAAAAAACGAAAAATGATTGATAAAGACAGCAGCCCTGTAGATACGGTTCATCAAGTTTCAAATTGTAAACGCGAATTGTATGACATAAAATGCTCCGAAGACAGTCACACTACTGAGGTTTTAATACGAGTCAAATTGTTAAGTAAAACCATAGATGGTAGTTCTATCGAACCTTTTGCTATCGTAGTCCCTCCGGCAAAAGTTGAAGCCAGTACACTGTAA
- a CDS encoding HAD family hydrolase — protein sequence MTKELIFIDWDDTLVNRENAEDFESVTDENNTLYQMSPMFSGATEALKQLQEKYHVVIVSSRGELNRLRQLQLQSYGLESSVMPLDNFTFEENDTRLLFTRYGETNFPDKASFILYIQKMSGNKIKVFIDDDHTEIEAAQTKGIPTIHATHKNYLEKSEQFFSGLIHRVNNMELSHIFNKVAAEIRNNSRSMYWGSKIAGFFSLHLPAAESLDTLASKLQRKSAKEVSEEFDRYLEKIAYDPNKKGDITGSLTKAKTAIDNSLSAPIELQNEQQFLNRMR from the coding sequence ATGACCAAAGAGCTAATTTTTATTGATTGGGATGATACCTTAGTTAATAGAGAGAATGCAGAGGATTTTGAATCGGTAACAGACGAAAACAATACCCTATATCAAATGTCACCTATGTTCAGTGGGGCAACAGAGGCACTGAAACAACTTCAAGAAAAATACCATGTTGTGATCGTCAGTTCACGAGGAGAGTTAAATAGATTAAGACAACTCCAATTACAAAGTTATGGTCTAGAATCTTCTGTTATGCCATTAGACAACTTCACATTTGAAGAGAATGATACTCGTCTATTGTTTACTCGATATGGTGAAACAAATTTTCCTGATAAAGCAAGTTTCATCTTATATATCCAAAAAATGAGTGGCAATAAGATTAAAGTATTTATCGATGATGATCATACAGAAATTGAGGCTGCGCAGACAAAAGGAATTCCCACTATTCACGCGACTCATAAAAATTATCTGGAAAAATCAGAGCAATTTTTTTCTGGCTTAATTCATCGAGTAAATAATATGGAACTTTCTCATATTTTTAATAAAGTAGCAGCTGAAATACGTAACAACTCTCGTTCAATGTATTGGGGAAGCAAAATTGCTGGCTTCTTTTCACTTCACCTGCCTGCAGCAGAAAGTTTGGATACTTTGGCATCAAAATTACAAAGAAAATCTGCCAAAGAGGTTAGCGAAGAATTCGATCGATATCTTGAAAAAATAGCTTATGATCCAAATAAAAAAGGAGATATAACAGGAAGTCTAACTAAAGCTAAAACAGCAATAGATAACTCTCTGTCAGCTCCGATTGAACTCCAAAATGAGCAACAATTTCTCAATAGAATGCGTTAA
- a CDS encoding TauD/TfdA family dioxygenase has protein sequence MHKEYQGVITRFLRKDERLILSEEEQMPLVIEADKSADLEFLHQFLKSYSPQIIQDMAQYGAVLLRGFNIDTEEQFENIILSIPEFRGISDAFMSENGRVHVGDLKYVLHTNSIYKTGGTLYLGGFHTENYYSTDVPSYLCFCCFQPSALGGETGLINTQKVYNHLSKELKEKLEKSSFLYVNGQLKRLPKGIRLLKMRQKKNASNLLFLLKVKEVSLLL, from the coding sequence ATGCACAAGGAATATCAAGGTGTTATTACACGGTTTCTTCGTAAAGATGAGCGGCTTATTTTATCTGAAGAAGAACAAATGCCGTTGGTTATCGAGGCTGATAAATCTGCTGATCTCGAATTTTTGCACCAGTTTCTGAAATCTTATTCTCCTCAAATTATTCAGGATATGGCTCAATATGGTGCCGTGCTTTTAAGAGGATTTAATATTGATACTGAGGAACAATTTGAAAATATTATTTTAAGTATTCCTGAGTTTCGTGGCATTAGTGACGCTTTTATGTCTGAAAACGGTCGCGTCCATGTTGGTGATCTAAAATATGTTTTACATACCAATTCTATTTACAAGACCGGTGGGACGTTATACCTTGGAGGGTTTCATACTGAAAATTATTATTCCACTGATGTGCCTAGTTATTTATGTTTTTGCTGTTTTCAGCCTTCCGCATTGGGCGGAGAAACCGGTTTAATTAATACACAAAAAGTCTATAATCATTTATCTAAAGAATTAAAAGAAAAATTAGAGAAGAGTTCTTTTTTGTATGTCAATGGTCAATTAAAGAGATTGCCGAAAGGTATCAGATTGCTGAAGATGAGGCAAAAAAAAAATGCGAGCAATTTGCTCTTCCTATTGAAGGTGAAGGAAGTGAGTCTTTTGCTGTAA
- a CDS encoding amino acid adenylation domain-containing protein, translating into MDNKNTIPGRFEAYTAQFPAHIAAIHGQQILSYDQLNQQANQLAHYLRSLGLNVDTPVALCLERSFDFLIAIVAILKAGGAYLPIDSSQPEERLLFLLNDSQAPILITKAASAHHFSQYQGKIVLLDKSQALLDQQPSNNPSNLISDQHLAYIIYTSGSTGTPKGVLIEHRSIINYYQWLGEYTQSKVQQRIDFSASPIFDMAVSVSLAPLMLGLTIVICDTEIKKDSKAYLAYLADSQINTIKLTPSYFKLLVQEAKNNFIALPHLKSIILGGENLAAVECKDWLRLYPEHILYNEYGPTETTVAVSVYKVHRDGITDFDIHVPIGKVGPQISYYILDKYHQPVADGDKGELAIGGICLARGYLNRPDLTEKQFITDFSNQEANSRFYKTGDLCRKRVDGVIEYFGRIDDQVKIRGFRVEPREVENCLASHSLIKSVAVVTQENEQKEQQLVAYYVLDNKNPELNATQLRQFLEKQIPDYMIPSVFIRVDFLPLTANGKLDKSALPLPKMHVSHNYIEPVTVLEKQLARIWAEELGVKLVGLKDNFFELGGHSLSAARLVCKINHTLKRDITLYDFYKATCIADLIPVLQHTKRSTKVIVNQKTLETTPLSDFQFVLWMADTFEPKAKRLNIIARKRVKGHFDKESLDFAFQAVLKRHEVLMYYLFKLKPKQKSSKNLSIKLVTKDLRTLSGAKTEQSLDQSMHELEYFKRWPKNAPLILARLFYLNEQESELQICMPHLISDNASVDILFNDLSKFYLQKLNEIGSPTTSGTNELLSAIEVDRQFRKYIFTEQQLLESSLEKDSQFWEKYLHNASFFAFPKKHIVRNMKKENLAYSTYMPIPIETVSKLKHFCEQHHISMNNGLCTVLALALRNCCGSFSDDKSFKVMNIIKSTRDNPSYDNSIGCFLRVEPIKVALDNNETLESLSQQIQQSIIETSNHQHCSNLIKLSAVSTLNTKKKKIQSSLIKLVTPVFTKILQTPLIYRKILQRCISRFMLFKRNHYFVINLNVRNNFLAHDENQTQLFGLKNQCADLQQRDLLAIDYIFEACFLYDEDQKAYYLVISANLTPEFKMKIAQEFLQIMGGISLNLALAVQSN; encoded by the coding sequence ATGGATAATAAAAATACAATACCCGGTAGGTTTGAAGCTTATACTGCTCAGTTTCCCGCTCATATTGCTGCAATTCATGGCCAACAAATTCTTTCTTATGATCAATTAAATCAACAAGCGAATCAACTTGCGCATTATTTGCGAAGCCTGGGGCTTAATGTTGATACGCCGGTTGCATTATGTCTCGAGCGTTCCTTTGATTTTTTAATCGCTATCGTAGCCATTTTAAAAGCTGGTGGTGCTTATCTGCCTATTGACTCTTCACAACCTGAAGAGCGTCTTTTATTTCTTTTAAATGATAGCCAAGCCCCGATTTTAATTACTAAAGCTGCTTCTGCTCATCACTTCTCACAATATCAGGGTAAGATAGTTTTACTGGATAAGAGTCAAGCATTACTCGATCAGCAACCTAGTAATAATCCATCAAATTTGATTTCTGACCAGCACCTTGCCTATATCATTTACACTTCAGGTTCTACAGGAACGCCTAAAGGCGTGCTCATCGAGCACCGATCCATTATAAATTATTATCAATGGCTTGGAGAATATACTCAAAGTAAAGTGCAACAACGCATAGATTTTTCTGCCAGTCCTATTTTTGATATGGCAGTTTCTGTTTCTTTAGCGCCACTCATGTTAGGTTTAACCATTGTCATCTGTGATACAGAAATTAAAAAAGATTCTAAAGCATATTTAGCATATTTAGCGGATTCACAAATTAATACGATTAAGCTCACGCCCAGCTATTTTAAACTCCTGGTTCAAGAAGCTAAGAATAATTTTATTGCCTTACCTCACTTAAAATCGATTATTTTAGGTGGGGAAAATCTTGCTGCTGTTGAATGCAAAGACTGGCTTAGGTTATACCCAGAACATATATTATATAATGAATATGGACCTACAGAAACGACAGTTGCGGTTTCAGTATATAAAGTACACCGAGACGGTATTACGGATTTTGATATCCACGTGCCTATCGGTAAGGTTGGACCACAAATTTCATATTATATTCTCGATAAATACCATCAACCAGTAGCTGATGGTGATAAAGGTGAACTGGCTATAGGTGGCATTTGTCTTGCACGTGGTTATTTGAATCGTCCAGATTTAACTGAAAAGCAATTTATTACGGATTTTTCCAACCAGGAAGCAAATAGTCGTTTTTATAAAACGGGTGATTTATGCCGAAAACGTGTGGATGGCGTGATTGAATATTTTGGACGTATCGATGATCAAGTTAAAATACGAGGTTTTCGCGTGGAACCAAGAGAGGTAGAAAACTGCCTGGCAAGCCATTCTTTAATTAAGTCAGTTGCTGTGGTGACGCAAGAAAATGAACAAAAAGAACAACAACTAGTAGCTTATTATGTTCTGGACAATAAAAATCCTGAACTAAATGCCACACAATTACGTCAATTTTTAGAAAAACAAATTCCTGATTATATGATTCCTTCAGTTTTTATAAGGGTGGATTTTTTACCGTTAACTGCAAATGGAAAGTTAGATAAATCAGCGTTACCCTTGCCTAAAATGCATGTAAGTCATAATTATATTGAACCTGTAACCGTTTTGGAAAAACAGCTTGCGCGTATTTGGGCTGAAGAATTAGGAGTAAAATTAGTTGGTTTAAAAGATAATTTTTTTGAGCTGGGCGGACATTCTCTTTCTGCTGCACGTCTGGTGTGTAAAATCAATCATACCCTCAAAAGAGATATTACACTTTATGATTTTTATAAAGCTACGTGTATTGCTGATTTAATCCCCGTACTGCAACACACCAAAAGAAGTACAAAAGTTATTGTTAATCAAAAGACATTAGAAACAACACCGTTAAGTGATTTCCAATTTGTACTGTGGATGGCTGATACTTTTGAGCCTAAGGCAAAAAGATTAAATATTATTGCCAGAAAGCGCGTGAAAGGCCATTTTGATAAAGAATCTTTAGATTTTGCATTTCAAGCTGTCTTAAAAAGACATGAAGTGCTCATGTATTATCTTTTTAAGTTAAAACCAAAACAAAAATCAAGTAAAAATTTATCCATCAAATTAGTTACAAAAGATCTTCGTACTTTGTCTGGTGCTAAAACAGAGCAAAGTCTTGACCAATCAATGCATGAGTTGGAATATTTTAAGCGTTGGCCAAAAAATGCTCCCTTGATACTTGCTCGTCTTTTTTACTTAAATGAACAAGAGTCTGAGTTACAGATTTGTATGCCCCATCTGATTTCTGATAATGCATCAGTGGATATTTTGTTTAATGATCTGTCAAAATTCTATTTACAGAAATTAAATGAAATAGGGTCTCCAACTACTTCCGGGACAAATGAGCTATTATCAGCAATAGAAGTGGATAGGCAATTTAGAAAATATATTTTTACGGAGCAGCAATTACTTGAAAGCTCTTTAGAGAAAGACAGTCAGTTTTGGGAAAAATATTTGCACAATGCCTCTTTTTTTGCATTCCCTAAAAAGCACATCGTTCGTAATATGAAAAAAGAAAATCTTGCTTATTCGACATACATGCCAATACCCATAGAAACTGTGAGTAAGCTAAAACATTTTTGCGAACAGCATCATATTAGCATGAATAATGGTTTATGCACGGTACTTGCATTGGCCTTGCGTAATTGCTGCGGCAGTTTTAGCGATGATAAGTCTTTCAAGGTTATGAATATTATTAAATCGACGCGAGATAATCCGAGCTATGATAATTCAATTGGTTGTTTTTTAAGAGTTGAACCCATTAAAGTTGCTTTAGATAATAATGAGACTTTAGAGAGTTTATCGCAGCAAATCCAACAATCAATCATTGAAACGAGTAACCATCAACATTGCTCTAATCTTATCAAACTGAGTGCAGTGAGCACCTTAAATACAAAAAAGAAAAAAATTCAAAGCTCTTTAATTAAGTTGGTAACTCCAGTATTTACTAAGATTTTGCAAACCCCACTTATTTATCGCAAAATATTACAACGTTGTATCAGTCGTTTCATGTTGTTTAAACGCAATCATTATTTTGTTATCAATCTGAATGTCAGAAATAATTTTCTAGCTCATGATGAAAACCAAACCCAGTTATTTGGTCTTAAAAACCAGTGTGCGGATCTCCAGCAGAGAGATTTATTGGCTATCGATTATATTTTTGAAGCATGCTTTCTATATGATGAAGATCAAAAAGCCTACTATTTGGTAATTTCGGCAAATTTAACTCCGGAGTTCAAAATGAAAATAGCACAGGAATTTTTGCAGATAATGGGAGGTATATCACTAAATCTAGCCTTAGCAGTGCAAAGTAATTAA